CGCGTCATGGTGGGCCTGGCCTGGGAACAGTTCATCGCCTTCCTGGACGAGCCCGGGCGCGACCGCCAGATCCGCTCTAGCGTGCGCGAGACGGTGCGCGGCCTGAGCGGCCACCCGGCGGTGCTCTGTTACAGCATCGGCAACGAGATTCCGCAGAGCATCGTGCGCTGGCACGGAGCGCGACGCATCGAGCGCTTCCTGCGCCACCTGTACGACGACGTCAAGCGCGAGGACCCGACGGCGCTCGTCACCTATGTCAACTTCCCCACCACGGAGTATTTGCGCCTGCCGTTCCTGGATCTCGTTTGCTTCAACGTCTATCTGGAAGCGCGGGAAAAGCTCGAGGCCTACCTGCTGCGGCTGCACAACCTTTGCGACGATCGCCCCTTGCTGATGACCGAGATCGGCCTCGACAGCCGCTCTCACGGCGAGGAGCAGCAGGCCGAGAGCCTCTCCTGGCAGATCCAGAGCGCCTTCGAAACCGGTTGCGCCGGCACCTTCGTGTTCTCCTGGACCGACGAGTGGTACCGAGGCGGCCACGACATCCTCGACTGGGACTTCGGCCTGACGCGCCGGGACCGCACGCCGAAGCCGGCGCTGGCCGCGGTGCAGCGCGCCTATGCGCAGGCGCCGTTCCTCGCCGCCGGCCCGTGGCCGAAGATCTCGGTGGTGGTCTGCACCTACAACGGCAGCGCCACCATCCGCGACACCATGGAGGCCTTGCAGCGGCTCGAGTATCCGGACTACGAAGCGATCGTGATCGACGACGGCTCGACGGACCACACGGCAGAGATCGTCAAGTCCTACCCGGTGCGCTTGATCCGAACGGAGAACCGCGGCTTGAGCAGCGCGCGCAACACCGGCTTCCGGGCAGCGAGCGGCGAGATCGTGGCCTACACCGACGACGACGCCTACCCGGACCCGCATTGGCTGCACTACCTGGCCCGGACTTTCCGGCAGGGCTACGCCGGTGTCGGCGGGCCGAACCTGCCGCCGGCGGGAGACGGATTCGTTGCCGACTGCGTGGCCAACGCGCCCGGCGGACCCGTGCAGGTGCTCCTGGACGATCAGCTCGCCGAACACGTTCCGGGCTGCAACATGGCGTTCCGCAAATCGGCGCTGGAAGCCATCGCGGGCTTCGACCCGGTGTATCGCACCGCCGGGGACGACGTGGACCTCTGCTGGCGCTTGCAAGAGCGCGGCTGGCGCATCGGCTTCGCCCCCGCCGCCGTGGTCTGGCACCACCGCCGGAATTCGGTGCGCACCTATTGGAAGCAGCAGCGTGGCTACGGCAAGGCGGAGGCACTCTTGGAGCGCAAGTGGCCGCAGCGCTACAACGCCGCCGGTCACGTTGGTTGGCGCGGCCAGCTCTATGGCCGCGGCTTCACCCTTTCCCTCGGCGCGCTGGGCGGCCGTATCTATCGTGGTGTCTTCGGGACGGCTCCGTTCCAGTTCCTGTACCAGCGTCGACCCGGCACCTGGCTCGAGCTCCCCCTCATGCCGGAGTGGCTCTTCCTGCTCGCTTTCCTCGGCGTGGCAGCGCTCTCCACCGCCTTTTGGAAACCCATGGGGATCGCTGTGCCGTTCTTCCTCTTGGGAATGGTTCTGCCGGTGGCGCAAGCCCTCGCCAGCGCCCGGCGCGCCCGCTTCACCAGCGCCCCGCAGAGCAAGAACCTCCGGGTCCGGCTCTTCGCACTGACCACCCTGTTGCATCTGGTGCAACCCGTGGCTCGTCTTGCCGGCAGGTTGGAGCACGGGCTCGCTCCCTGGCGGGTGCGAGGCACGCGCCGCCGCCTCTGGCGTCCGCTCCGCCTACTCTCTTGCTGGCGCGAGGCATGGAAAGCCCCGGAAGCACGCCTCGAAGCGATGCTCGCCGCGCTCGTCCAGGCCGGCTCGGTGACCACGCGAGGCAGCGATTACGACGACTGGGATCTCGAGGTGCGCGGCGGCTTGCTCGGTGGCGCCCGCCTGCGCCTCGGCGTGGAAGAGCATGGTGCAGGCAAGCAGATGCTGCGCTTCCGCGCCTGGATGCGCCTGTCGCGAGCGGTGCCGGTTCTCGCCGCTGCCGCTGCCGGCGCCTCCTTCTGGGCTTTCATGGATGGCGCCGTGGCGATCGGCCTCTCCCTCGGCCTCGGCGCCATCGGTTTCTGCGGCGCCGGTGCAGGAGAGGCCGCCCGCGCCATGGCAGCGCTGGACGAGGCCTGCCCGGCGGCGACAGCCGACTGATTGTCCGGCGTGACCGACGGCCCACGATTGTTCACGGCGATGAGCAGTGGTTGTTCATCGGGACGCCGTTCCTGAGAAAAGGGCCGGCCAAAGGTGAGAACAGTGCGGGAAGGCAAGCAAACCGATTTCACGCTCTATCGTAGGCTGCTGCTGCAGGCCCGACCCTGTTGGCCCCTCCTCGTGCTGCTGTTCTGCCTCAGTATGCTGGCGACGCCCCTGGCGTTGCTGGGACCGGTGCCGCTCAAGATCGTCGTGGACTGCATCATCGGCTCGGAGCCGCTGCCGGGCATCCTGCAACGGGTGATTCCGGCGGCGACCGCGTCATCGCGCGGCGCGCTCCTGGTTCTATCCGCGGCGTTGATGGTAGCCGTGACCCTCGTCGCCCAGCTCCAGGTGCTGGCGGCGATGGTGCTGCGCACTTACGTGGCGGAGCGTCTGGTGCAGGACTTTCGTGCCCTGCTCTTCGAGCGAGTGCAGCGGCTCTCTTTCGTTTTCCACGACAAAAGGGGCACTTCGGACGCCGCCTACCGCATCCAACAGGACGCCAACGCAGTCCAATACGTGGCGCTGGATGGAGTCATCCCCTTCATCGCCTCGGCGATGACCGTGGGCTCCATGCTCTACGTCATGACTCGACTGGACTGGCAGCTCAGTCTCGTCGCCGTGGCGGTGTCGCCGGCGCTGTTCTTCCTGGCGCGCCAGTACCGCACCACGTTGCGCAGGCGGGCGCATCTGGTCAAGAAGCTCGAGAGCAGCGCCATGGCGGTCATCTACGAGGTGCTTTCGGCATTGCGGGTGGTGAAGGCATTCGGACAGGAGCGGCGGGAGCAGCAACGCTTCGTACGCACGGCGAGGCTCGGGATGATCGAGAGGATCCGCTTGGTCAGGTTGCAGGGCAGTCTCGGGATGCTGGTCGCGGTGACGGCGGCGACAGGCACGGCGGCGACGCTTTTCATCGGCACGCGGCACGTGCTGGCGGGCCAGCTCCTGCTCGGGGAACTGCTCTTGATCATGGGGTACCTGGCGCAGCTGTACGAACCGATGAAGACGATGTCTCGCAAGATCGCCAGTCTGCAAGGGCATCTGGCCAGCGCCGAACGCGCCTTCGCCCTGCTCGACGAGCCCCGTGACGTGCCGGAGAGTCCGCAGGCTCGCGGCCTCGTGCGCGCCCGCGGCGCCCTCGACTTCGAGGCGGTCTCCTTCGCTTACGAAGCGGAAAGACCGGTGCTGCGCGAGGTTTCTTTTTCGGTGTCGCCGGGAATGCGCGTCGGCATCGCTGGCCGCACGGGGAGCGGCAAGAGCACACTGCTGCACCTGCTCACCCGCTTCTTCGATCCGTCCTCGGGACGCATCCTGCTGGATGGGCTGGATCTCCGTGAGTACAAGGTGAGCGACCTGCGGCACCAGTTCGCCCTCGTCCTGCAGGATCCCGTCCTCTTCTCCACCAGCATCGCCGAGAACATCGCCTACGCCCGAGCCGACGCCAGCCCGGAAGAGATCGTGCAAGCCGCCCGTGCCGCCAATGTGCACGATTTCATCGCCAGCCTCCCGGAAGGCTACGCCACCCAGGTGGGCGAACGCGGCCTCCGCCTCTCCGGCGGTGAACGGCAGCGGATCGCCCTGGCGCGGGCTTTCTTGAAGGATGCACCCGTTCTCCTCCTCGACGAGCCCACCAGTTCCGTGGATGTACGCACCGAAGCGGGCATCTTGGAAGCTCTGGAGCAACTGATGCATGGCCGAACGACGTTCATGGTGGCGCACCGGCTGGCGACACTGCAGGGCTGCGACCTGCTGCTGCAATTCGACGCCGACGGTCGGGTGCAGGTGGGCAATGCCGCCCCGACGGCTCCGGAAGCTCTTTCTCTCCCAGCACGACCGGAGCGTCCATGATTCCGGAAGTACCGCAGATCATCACCACGGACCTCGAGTCCCAGCCTGCGGTGCGTGCCTGGCTGGCGCTCCCGGCCCTCGCCGACGGCTTCACGCCCGCCGTACCGGAGCGCCTCGAGTTGCTGCATCAAAGCCGCAAGTCGCGTGTCTATCTTCTGCCGCGGGTGGGAGTCGGAGGGAGCGGGGTGATCGCCAAGCACTGCCCGCGCGAGGTAGCGCAGTGGGAGCGCGAGGTGTACGGGCTCTTGCAGCGCCTGCGTTGTCCTTCGCTCTTCTGCTACGGCCTGGTGGAAGCGCCGGGGGAGGAGTTCGCTTGGCTCTTCCTCAAGAACGCCGCAGGACGACGCTTCGACGCGCATCGCCCGGAGCACCGGCAGCTCGCCGCCCGCTGGCTGGCGCGCCTGCACACGGCCTCCTCCAGC
This portion of the Candidatus Krumholzibacteriia bacterium genome encodes:
- a CDS encoding glycosyltransferase produces the protein MSSGAPLFEASPRPETDGVRLVPQAAAGMQRPTARGKFLFAGDRKLQVCGVTYGTFRPDAEGLHLPPAERVREDFAAMARQGINAVRTYTPPPRWLLDLAQQHGLRVMVGLAWEQFIAFLDEPGRDRQIRSSVRETVRGLSGHPAVLCYSIGNEIPQSIVRWHGARRIERFLRHLYDDVKREDPTALVTYVNFPTTEYLRLPFLDLVCFNVYLEAREKLEAYLLRLHNLCDDRPLLMTEIGLDSRSHGEEQQAESLSWQIQSAFETGCAGTFVFSWTDEWYRGGHDILDWDFGLTRRDRTPKPALAAVQRAYAQAPFLAAGPWPKISVVVCTYNGSATIRDTMEALQRLEYPDYEAIVIDDGSTDHTAEIVKSYPVRLIRTENRGLSSARNTGFRAASGEIVAYTDDDAYPDPHWLHYLARTFRQGYAGVGGPNLPPAGDGFVADCVANAPGGPVQVLLDDQLAEHVPGCNMAFRKSALEAIAGFDPVYRTAGDDVDLCWRLQERGWRIGFAPAAVVWHHRRNSVRTYWKQQRGYGKAEALLERKWPQRYNAAGHVGWRGQLYGRGFTLSLGALGGRIYRGVFGTAPFQFLYQRRPGTWLELPLMPEWLFLLAFLGVAALSTAFWKPMGIAVPFFLLGMVLPVAQALASARRARFTSAPQSKNLRVRLFALTTLLHLVQPVARLAGRLEHGLAPWRVRGTRRRLWRPLRLLSCWREAWKAPEARLEAMLAALVQAGSVTTRGSDYDDWDLEVRGGLLGGARLRLGVEEHGAGKQMLRFRAWMRLSRAVPVLAAAAAGASFWAFMDGAVAIGLSLGLGAIGFCGAGAGEAARAMAALDEACPAATAD
- a CDS encoding ABC transporter ATP-binding protein, giving the protein MREGKQTDFTLYRRLLLQARPCWPLLVLLFCLSMLATPLALLGPVPLKIVVDCIIGSEPLPGILQRVIPAATASSRGALLVLSAALMVAVTLVAQLQVLAAMVLRTYVAERLVQDFRALLFERVQRLSFVFHDKRGTSDAAYRIQQDANAVQYVALDGVIPFIASAMTVGSMLYVMTRLDWQLSLVAVAVSPALFFLARQYRTTLRRRAHLVKKLESSAMAVIYEVLSALRVVKAFGQERREQQRFVRTARLGMIERIRLVRLQGSLGMLVAVTAATGTAATLFIGTRHVLAGQLLLGELLLIMGYLAQLYEPMKTMSRKIASLQGHLASAERAFALLDEPRDVPESPQARGLVRARGALDFEAVSFAYEAERPVLREVSFSVSPGMRVGIAGRTGSGKSTLLHLLTRFFDPSSGRILLDGLDLREYKVSDLRHQFALVLQDPVLFSTSIAENIAYARADASPEEIVQAARAANVHDFIASLPEGYATQVGERGLRLSGGERQRIALARAFLKDAPVLLLDEPTSSVDVRTEAGILEALEQLMHGRTTFMVAHRLATLQGCDLLLQFDADGRVQVGNAAPTAPEALSLPARPERP